Within Mesoplodon densirostris isolate mMesDen1 chromosome 13, mMesDen1 primary haplotype, whole genome shotgun sequence, the genomic segment TACGCGGTTGATTTTTAGACCTAAGTACCATAATTTGGATTCTTATTAAATTTCCCTTTCAATCCTTTCAACTCCTGTTGCTGCCATTCATTGCATTATCTAGCCCTCTTTGTTTTGTGCTGAGCTGAAAATTTGACAAACAGCCAAATtagtatttttcactttttaaccaATGTCTCCTTATGTTACATATAAAACTCTCACTACCTGATTTCTGGTGTACGCTTTGTGGGAGatacctctctctcctcctccagttAGAAATTTCTAACATGAAGTAGAATTTTTACCTCCTGTATATCCTCACTGGAAGAGAGGATTTTGTTAAACTTTACGACTGCTGTCTAAATTATAGacacttttaatttttcaaatacacaattattttataatagtgAATGAGCTTTTTCAAAATAACACCCACAGTTATGACAAATACATCACACTAAGACGTTAATAGTAAggcaaactgtgtgtgtgtgtgaggggggatATACTGGAACTctctttgtaatttttctgtaaaactattctaaataaaaagtttatttaaaaaaaccctcaaaattcTGATGTGAACCTCTAGCCCCAACCTCACCCCCAAACCCAACTGCATTTGAGAAATCGTGATGCATATCCTTGTAAAATATAGTGGGCAGGGTCTCTGGTACATTTCTAGGGCATTTTCCCCTGAGTTGACAACATTTATAGGTTAGCGCTGAAGTTAGGTAGAGCCGGCATCAATTTCCGGCTCTGCCACTACCTAGTTGTATGATTTGGGTTGGTTAACTAATCTTTCTGCACCTTGTTACCTAAcaattaaatgaataataatactTGAGGATTAGATAAGCTACACTTgtgcttacatatatatataatatgagcTAGTACTTGATGATCATTAAATAAGCTACTAAAAGCCTGATacatagtaaaataataattatgaataTTATCATAATGTCTCATCCTGAAATTAAGAATACAGTTAGCACTATACCATCTAGCCCACATTTTCTGATCTAATCATGTGCATATCACAGCTGGCTCTGATGAATCAAGATACAAAGaactcctctcccctctctgtgtGGACAATGAAAAAAGACTCCAAAAATTCTGGTATCAGATAGGTTTGAGGGGAAAAGCGTGAGTGTGGCCAGAAAACCCAAGTTAAAATCCTGCTTCTCGCCTTTACCTCCATGACCTTATTAGCCAAGTTATTTAGCACCCTgagaattttctcatctgtaaaaataatgacaaaataatAGGTCCCCCAGTCCCCCAGTATCTTAAAGAAGATCATATAAGTCCATAAAATTGCTTTGAAATATTGAAGTCATTAATATATTTAACAGGGACTATGTCTAATGATAATACCAACTTGGTTCCTAAAtaattgaaaatgaagaaaacaacataAACATCATAGGGATGGCACTGAGGTTAAACATCATTTTGGTGAAAACAATAGACAACATTTGTTGAACCCATACTTTTTAAGTTACTTAAATACATTTTTCAGGTACATCTTGAAGTAAGAAGTAGTACTCAATGAGATTATTTGCTATCCATTTATCAAAACTTCAATTTTGAGAACTTTCTCTTCTCACATtacctttttttcttatattctctcTGAATCagcttttctacttttctttttcctgtattgGAAACCTATAGTTCTAAGTCCTACCTCTACCCCAGGTTCTTCTTTccgggaaaacaaaaacattcttacttttcttttagagcttctcaaactttcaTTCTATCAGCAACTTTTCCTATGGAAATTTAGGCCCCAAGTAACAGTTATCTGAACCCCATTGTATATATTATCTTattctaaatttatatttaattgtagAGACCTTTACTAAACACTGATATTCAATTTTAGTGAGGACCTGGTAAACAGAATCTTTATAACAAGTTccatatataaaacaatatagttgtgtttttctttatctaaaagaaaggggtaggggcttccctggtggcgcagtggttgagagtccgcctgccgatgcaggggacacgggtccgtgccccagtctgggaggatcccacatgccgcggagcggctgggccctgagccatggccactgagcctgcgcgtccggagcctgtgctccgcaacgggaggggccacaacagtgagaggcctgcgtaccgcaaaaaacttaaaataaataaataaatatatatatatatatatataaaaggggTAGAATAGTTGTAAAGAAAGATGCTCAAGAGCACTGGAAAAAAGCATAAATCCATCACAGCCTCTTGCAACGGATTATTGCTTTGAATTGCGTTAACAGGCTTGATATTTAAAAGCCCACTTGATGCTATACGTTTTAAGTTTTGCTGATGTTGTGTGTATACTGATGTCAGAGTAAATCTGACACATGCGAGGCCTATAGGATTGGGCCACGACTGTCAATAATATGTGCACGATGATCACATCACGATAAGCCTATGCCCCCTCGGGCTCTGTCTTCAAGGATCACTCTAAACAAGAGAAATCATTTTTGTTTAGGAATAACGTACTGGTTTCTACCGCACTCTAACTTTCCTTTCCAGCTTCGCTTTATTATCAATGCGCAATGACATGCAAAATCTCTGTAAAAAAACTCCTTTCCCTTTGTTTGCTCTACCAATATCAACATTCTCcttcctggtttaaaaaaaaatgcagcattCCTTTCATCCGTTTTTCttacaataataaaaattcaagaaatctttctttaaagaaattgtACTTAGAATACATAGACCACTTTCTTTAAGGAGATGAGAGGCACATACACTCATCCCATGCAGTGCACTGTAAACATTTAATTCTGTAAATCTTGCCTTTCCTCATATAGCTCATACCCTTCTGATAGAGAGAAATACTCACGATAGAGCTAGGACTAGATGCAGAGGTTATCTGTTGTGAGTCTGATTCGTATAAAACTTTGCTTCAATCTGCATTGAAGATGCAGTCTGATAGACGCTGCTTCAAACCGTCTATCTGGAGAAAGCAAAAAGTGGACCCTATTATCTAGAAGATTCAATTCTCGTAATGTACACCACTGGCCTCTGCTGGTACCCGAGGTTGTGATGAACGGGGTCTACCTTCTAGATTGCTGAAGGTGCTTCCTGTACTCAGGTGGGTCTCCAGGCACTTGGGATTGGTGATGGTCATGTGTTGATGATAAGTGAGCTGTAAATGTCTGAGGGCTCCTGGATGAAAATCTCTACTCTAGTGATGGACTTAAATGGACCCGATTACGGCTCTGGAGCCTGCCATTTCTTTAGCTTGAATAAATGTAAACTTGTCTGCTTTaataccacaattttaaaatggtCTTTTCTTTCAATAGTGAGAAGTTAAGAGTAAAAAGAGAGTTGATGAATTTCAactaaattttaagagtttataacTGTGTTCTGAACACAAACACATATTCCTTAAAGTTATTTGCTTTACGTCCCTGTATACATTATCTGACTCATAAAATGCAATTGAAATGACTTGAAGAAATGGGAAATGCAACCTTGATATTCATAGGAAACATAAATCTTCTACCCAGAAAATACTGTGTGTCTACGTGAAAGCAACTACCCGGAACTTTATGCAAAGTTTGTGCATTTGGTCCCTAGtcattctaaaaagaaaaataaaataatatttgtattttaataatgctgggattattttccttctcgaagcaaatataaaattactTTGATAACGCACTTTGTTctacagcggaaactaacacaacagtgtaaggcaattatactccaataaaataaataaataaaattactttgaCAATGTGTGCTAAAACCGGCGTGACTGAAGAAGCTAGCCAACTGTCACTACAAGGCAAGCTTCCTGCTACTGCTTCTGATGGGTCTTATCCTAACCAGTGGGAACAATCTCCAGAACACTTGGGGCCATTCTTCTTAATGTCAGCCGGTGGTCAACACTGATCAAGACCTGTAGGGCCTTTGCCCCCAGAAGTTCCCATCAAAGAACCTGGAGcatatttaaaagggaaaaaattgagACCAACATGGGCTAAAATACTTGCCTACATTGTCAAACGAGGAAAGCAACAGAGATATATAAAGACTTGCTCCTACATTTGTCCAAAGGGCCCTGGAATAGTGTATAGTAAAAGAAACCACAGGATGAAATGTCAATACAGACAAAGCAGAGAATAACTCGTTGGATTGGAATTTAACTTTGGGAATTAAAATTCATTCACATAATGAGAGTGGTCTTATCAAAACCGGAAAAGGCGAATCCGCTGTTATCAAAAGCTCACTGTTACAGGCACACAGGCCTAcgtagaaaaagaaaagtaaattagtCACTTCTGACCTCAAACGTATTTGAAATAGTGACCATGCATATCTCATGAACCAGTGACTATTCTACAAAATATTGACATTTCACATGAAGTAATTTGTagttatgtctttttcttttccctccctcactccctccctttcttccctcctttttttttttcttccccaagtGTGTTTAAATCATGAACTTCCAGTGGAAATCACTCTTACTACATTTTTGCGAATCATACACTGCAAGCTGTATAATACATCTTAATCTCTGCCTGAAAATATAGACACCATTTTAGGGAGGAATAAGTGTGTTTTGCACACAACTTGTCTGTCTgaaatactttctttttcaatCCTGAATACCTTTCTTGTTAAGATAACCCAGCATCGTTTGGAAAGCATTAACACACCAACAGATGCTCAGAGTCTAGTGACTTAATAGGcataaacctttttttaaaaaaataattgcaaagcTTTGGTTTAGCCTTTTGCATACCTTACATAGTTAATTACCTAGGTCTTAATGTTTACATGCAATGAGACTATCTACAGCTATAAACTACATAATTTATAATTGATGTAAATGGGTGTTATTATGTCAATTAGGCAGCTGTGTCCTCCACCTCTTGGTAAACAGCTTTGAGTGATAAACTGACTTTGCAGAGAGGTACCTTCTTTTCTTCataacagataaaaataaattaccaagGTAGACCAGGCTGTCCAATTGTTCtctggtgaggtggatggaaaaTCCAGGCCCTTTCTTTTGACCTGTTGACTGCAGCAAATGGTCAATTTCGTCACGCAGCACTGCCATAGCTTCTGGGTGCCGTAGAAGGTAATACATCGTCCAGAACATAGTTGGAACAGTGTTTGACACAGAGGCCCAGAGCAAGCCTAAATGATGTGCTGGGAGAAAATAAGTGAAAAGGAAGATTAATAGCGTTTATTACACTGATTAGATTTGCAGTGTGCTAATTAAAAGATGTTAGGACACAGACCCAGCCAAGGATCAGTGCATGCTAATGAGCACCAATAGGCTTCTGAAGTCTAATTTTCTGCTTAATGAGAATAGTTTAAAATGtaatgtgtgtgtggtgggggaggggagggaggatgagATAAGAGGAGTAAATGCAGCTTAGTTATACTCTTTCTCATTATCCTCGTTAAGTATCTTGCATTACcatctcagcaaaaaaaaaaaaaaaatcaattatcaCAAAGGGTTGTTTCAGAGTAAAACATTTTATCATTAGCCAATTAGAAAGAGCATAAAAATTCTCAAGGTcaccattttgtatttttatttcaaaggtctactgtaaattattttattttagacaaGCCATCATTCAGAAGTTTCTTACCTCCTATTTCAGTGTCCTTGGGCGTATAGTATTTCTCCAGGATATCTTGCCTCATTTGAACAACTTCTGACCATCCTTGAAACTTAGCTAAGTTTTCTGTTGTCAATTGTTTTATAAGTTTCGTTCGAATAGACTTGATGTTTCCTAGAAGCTCAATGGGTATGCCTGATGCTAAATGTGTGAATTTGCCAtcgaatttaaaaaaatcatctcttaACTCAGTAATAAATGTTTTCCTATTGTCAGCGAGAACATTTCCATGCATGGTTGTAAACGTCATCTCAAATATTACTGAGCTGCAGAATGTCAACAAATATTCCGTGTCCCAACTTGTGGTTTTTAAGAGTTGTGGTCCAAAAACTTGTTTTAGAGACTGCATTGCGTTTTCCATCAGTGTGTCCAAATGCTTCCCTCGTAAAAGTTGATAGCTAGTATGAATCTTGTCGTTCAGGTCATGATATGTCATCATCTTTTTGATAGAAAATACTCTCATTAAGAATTTACTAGTAAACATTTGAAAgcttaatttttgattttttaccACTGACTGGTACTGGAAAGGGTCCAGGATAAATGTTATGTAATttcctaaaagaaataaatgagaatatgAATTCATGTGgtagtaaaacaaaacaagatatcTGAAATTTGAGAATATCTTAATCAAAATTAGAAAGACCTTAATAACTCACATCTCAAAAGATTCAAAGTACAATAAAAATCTATTTGACTCAAAATTCCACtacatatttccttttaaaatggaaGATGGTGGGAAAACGCTAGAAGCTTGAAgttaaatattctgaaattcTTAATGACTTTCAAAAAGATAGtttattcttcaaatttttattttaacgaACTACcaagatatttaaattattttttaaatagtctcAAAATTCATTACTTAAACACTTCTCATATTTTTGCCCAATAAtacaatcagaaaacaaacaagcaactcAAATTGGTAAGATGCTACTCCTTTACTGATCACTTACACTGCATAAAGACCTTTTTCATACTTGGTATTATCTTAGCTTTGATTGGATACAATAATTTTAACTCAAATAactgaagatgtggtacaaagcAGGTACTCACAAATGAACGTCTAATTCAATACTAACAACAAATCACAAATACCAAGGTTTTCATTTTATCGATGAGAAAATAGTAGCTCAGGGAGATTTAGTAACACGTCCAAACTCTCATATTGATTTGTGAGCGCAAGAGGATTTCAAAACTAGAACCCATCCAATCAtgctttcatccattcattcatgcattcattcaacacttATTGACATCCAGATACTTGGTTGGATCTTTCCTTTTGAGATAAAGATGTAAAGGAATCATTGTATTGTTATGGACAGTAATACAGCAGAGGTGGGAACACAACGTAAGGGCAACAGGAAGTGAAATATGCTTCAGTCTGCCTGGAGTTACCAACAAGGGTTCTTTGAGGACGTGACATTTGGCATTTTCATATATCAGTCCAGACTTAGGGTActagttaaaaatacagattccttcctgattctgattcagaaggCTTGAAAGTGGGACCTACAAGTCCCTCAAGTGATTCTTATAAGAAGGCACATTGAGGAACAGAGTCATACTGTGGTCTGTCTCTCCAAACTGGCACGGATCTTGGAGATTCCTAgttgcaccctctccagcatttatcagcTAAAGAAAGTGAGAAGTTAAGAGCCAAGATCATGCCGCCATTTTTAGTGGCAGAGCCTAGACAAGAAGACAGTCCCCACACACTGTTCTTTTCCTTACACAGTGCTGACTCCTTCTCACTGGAGGGCTGCTTTAAGACTCCTGCTAATTAGAGGTAATATGTAGGTAGTATTCAATGCTAGCATTAATAAGTCTTCCCTTTCCAAGAACACACATGAAATTTAGATGATCCTACAACTTTAATGCTTATTTGTCTTCTAGAAAACAGTAAATAATTGGACATGAAAGTTTGTCGAATCATCTATACTTAGCTCTTCACCTCatcattcctgtgtgtgtgtgtgtatgtgtgtgtgtgaagcttTCTTAGATGAACAACTTCTCGCTTGTTATTTATGGTAACTCAAACAGCATCACAGAAATTAAATTCAATTTGGTACCAGATTTAGGATAAAGTTTTGAATAATTTTCAACCTAATCCTAGAAACAGGATAAATGTTTTTTGTTGTACAATTTTAAAACAGAGTTTAAGTTTTTAGTGTACATGAATATACGTGCTataattctttttctaaaaataaatcgTATGGCTTGAATTGTATTCACTCTATTTCcccttaatttatttaataaggtGGGCCAATCTAGGAATGAGGGTAAAGCTAGAAGAGACTACTCATTCTGGTCAGACCCTAAAGCTGTATCTACAAAGTAAACTGGATTTTCTTTTCCCCccgg encodes:
- the LOC132500758 gene encoding cytochrome P450 7B1 — encoded protein: MGSFSPELWLPRPLTPPGLVLAAALLLLVLCLSARRTRRPGEPPLIKGWLPYFGEALKLQRDPLGFMTTLQKQYGDVFTLFLGGNYITFILDPFQYQSVVKNQKLSFQMFTSKFLMRVFSIKKMMTYHDLNDKIHTSYQLLRGKHLDTLMENAMQSLKQVFGPQLLKTTSWDTEYLLTFCSSVIFEMTFTTMHGNVLADNRKTFITELRDDFFKFDGKFTHLASGIPIELLGNIKSIRTKLIKQLTTENLAKFQGWSEVVQMRQDILEKYYTPKDTEIGAHHLGLLWASVSNTVPTMFWTMYYLLRHPEAMAVLRDEIDHLLQSTGQKKGPGFSIHLTREQLDSLVYLESTILEVLRLCSFSGIFRVVQEDLTLHLESQDCCLRKGDFVGIFPPVLHYDPEIFEAPEEFRFDRFTESGKKKTTFFKRGKKLKYYHMPFGFGVSKCPGRFLAIVEIKQLLVVFLTYFDLEIIDDKPLELNYNRFLFGIQYPDSDVLFRYKVKS